A genome region from Choloepus didactylus isolate mChoDid1 chromosome 12, mChoDid1.pri, whole genome shotgun sequence includes the following:
- the LOC119507120 gene encoding putative RNA-binding protein Luc7-like 2 has translation MSAQAQMRAMLDQLMGTSRDGDTTRQRIKFSDDRVCKSHLLNCCPHDVLSGTRMDLGECLKVHDLALRADYEIASKEQDFFFELDAMDHLQSFIADCDRRTEVAKKRLAETQEEISAEVAAKAERVHELNEEIGKLLAKVEQLGAEGNVEESQKVMDEVEKARAKKREAEEVYRNSMPASSFQQQKLRVCEVCSAYLGLHDNDRRLAYHFGGKLHLGFIEIREKLEELKRVVAEKQEKRNQERLKRREEREREEREKLRRSRSREHRRHRSRSMSRERKRRTRSKSREKRHRHRSRSSSRSRSRSHQRSRHSSRDRSRERSKRRY, from the coding sequence ATGTCGGCGCAGGCCCAGATGCGCGCAATGCTGGACCAGTTGATGGGCACTTCCCGGGACGGTGATACTACTCGTCAACGAATCAAATTCAGTGATGACAGAGTATGCAAGAGTCACCTTCTCAACTGTTGCCCCCATGATGTCCTCTCTGGAACGAGAATGGATCTTGGAGAATGTCTGAAAGTCCATGACCTGGCTTTAAGAGCGGATTATGAAATTGCGTCCAAAGAACAAGATTTTTTCTTTGAGCTTGATGCCATGGATCATCTGCAGTCATTTATTGCAGATTGTGATCGAAGAACAGAAGTGGCTAAGAAAAGATTAGCAGAAACTCAAGAAGAGATCAGTGCAGAAGTGGCAGCAAAGGCAGAACGTGTTCATGAGCTAAATGAAGAAATTGGTAAATTATTAGCCAAAGTGGAGCAACTAGGAGCTGAAGGGAATGTGGAAGAATCCCAGAAAGTAATGGATGAAGTAGAGAAAGCAAGggcaaagaaaagagaagcagagGAAGTCTATCGGAATTCTATGCCAGCTTCCAGTTTCCAACAGCAGAAACTTCGAGTCTGTGAAGTGTGCTCTGCCTATTTAGGTCTTCATGATAATGATAGGCGACTGGCTTATCATTTTGGGGGTAAACTGCACCTGGGATTTATTGAAATAAGAGAGAAACTTGAAGAACTAAAGAGAGTTGTAGCTGAGAAGCAGGAGAAAAGAAACCAGGAACGTCTGAAAcgaagagaagaaagggagagagaagaaagggagaagttGAGAAGATCCAGGTCCAGAGAGCACCGTAGACATCGGTCTCGCTCCATGTCACGGGAACGGAAGAGAAGAACTCGATCCAAATCTCGTGAGAAACGTCATCGTCACAGATCCCGCTCTAGCAGTCGCAGCCGTAGCCGCAGCCACCAGAGAAGTCGGCATAGTTCTAGAGATAGGAGCAGAGAACGATCCAAGAGGAGGTATTGA